In Shewanella sp. VB17, a single genomic region encodes these proteins:
- a CDS encoding TonB-dependent receptor domain-containing protein: MGTLTYKKSYKKSYKAPIKLSKIAVLVSSVLTLLPASMATAAEVEETITVTGSRFDRSAEQQLMVINTIEREEIERLNPKSVADVLEILPGVSVSRNGGPGQNTSISIRGSNSNHVLVLIDGVKIGSATLGAVSFNTLSPENIERVEVLKGPRASIWGSDAIGGVIQIFTRQLKEGEWFASTEYGSNDYIRGTLGFGVNHGEGSTSFSVNHEQSDGYDVYNGSDVENDDDGYQRSSFSLKGSQPINQYWQALWNAQYDKGTYQYDDTFASGSADESDYENYLWNLGAKYRNESFISKLTLSQSRDYNENFRGDNTNVPTNIYETTRDQINWSNQYTVTNGLILNGGIDWSREEISGDYEQNQRDIIGVYGLLQQQWNKLLIEVAVRYDDVENIDSELSYNTSLAYQFNAQWRLSATTGTSFKAPTFNDLYWPNSGNPDLLSETAKNYDLTLNYQVDNLVAYVSLFQNQVDNLITWASTGEMEVRKPVNINKAEMSGAELSANYQLFNLEHQLSYTYLKAEDTQTDEQLIGRSKHDFSYLLSYEWQQFDLLANYHYQGERYAGYGDFFDSYQQLDLSVGYHIDNRWTLRLKANNLLDETIISAKNYLSPSRELFFSVNYQAF, from the coding sequence ATGGGTACCCTTACATACAAAAAGTCGTATAAAAAATCATATAAAGCGCCAATTAAGTTATCAAAAATCGCTGTGCTAGTCAGCAGCGTTCTCACCTTATTGCCAGCATCGATGGCTACGGCTGCTGAAGTCGAAGAGACTATAACAGTAACAGGATCACGTTTTGACCGATCTGCAGAACAGCAGCTTATGGTTATCAATACTATTGAACGTGAAGAAATAGAGCGATTGAATCCTAAATCAGTTGCTGATGTTTTAGAAATATTGCCTGGAGTGAGCGTGTCTCGTAATGGGGGGCCAGGTCAAAATACATCAATCAGTATTCGTGGCAGCAATTCAAACCACGTGTTAGTACTAATTGATGGAGTTAAAATTGGCTCTGCAACCTTAGGTGCTGTGAGCTTTAATACTTTGTCCCCTGAAAATATTGAACGTGTTGAAGTGTTAAAAGGACCTCGAGCTTCTATTTGGGGCAGCGATGCCATCGGCGGCGTTATTCAAATATTTACCCGTCAATTAAAAGAAGGGGAATGGTTTGCCAGTACGGAATATGGCAGTAATGATTATATTCGAGGTACGCTTGGTTTTGGTGTTAATCATGGCGAAGGGAGCACTAGCTTTTCTGTAAATCATGAACAGTCAGATGGCTATGATGTTTATAATGGTAGCGATGTTGAAAATGATGATGATGGTTATCAACGTAGTAGTTTTTCACTTAAGGGTTCGCAACCCATAAATCAATATTGGCAAGCACTGTGGAATGCTCAATATGATAAAGGGACTTACCAATATGATGATACATTCGCTTCGGGCTCTGCTGATGAATCAGATTATGAAAATTACTTGTGGAACCTTGGGGCTAAATACCGTAATGAAAGCTTTATCAGTAAGTTGACCCTGAGCCAATCACGTGATTACAACGAAAACTTTCGTGGCGACAATACTAATGTCCCAACAAATATTTATGAAACGACACGTGATCAGATAAACTGGAGTAACCAATATACTGTAACTAATGGACTAATATTGAATGGTGGTATTGATTGGTCAAGAGAAGAGATTAGTGGGGATTATGAACAAAATCAACGTGATATTATTGGTGTATATGGCTTGCTGCAGCAACAGTGGAATAAACTCTTAATTGAGGTTGCTGTTAGGTATGATGATGTTGAGAATATCGATAGTGAACTCTCTTATAATACCAGTCTTGCCTACCAATTTAATGCTCAATGGCGTTTATCGGCAACCACTGGAACCAGCTTCAAAGCACCCACTTTTAATGATCTCTATTGGCCAAATTCTGGTAACCCAGATCTTCTCTCTGAAACGGCAAAAAATTATGATCTAACACTAAACTATCAAGTTGATAATTTAGTGGCGTATGTCAGTTTATTTCAAAATCAAGTCGATAATTTGATTACTTGGGCATCAACTGGAGAAATGGAGGTACGGAAGCCTGTTAATATCAATAAAGCAGAGATGTCTGGGGCTGAATTGTCAGCCAATTATCAGCTTTTTAATTTAGAACATCAGCTTAGTTATACTTATTTAAAAGCGGAAGACACTCAAACTGATGAGCAACTTATTGGTCGTAGTAAGCATGATTTCAGCTATCTTCTAAGTTATGAATGGCAGCAGTTTGATTTATTGGCAAACTACCATTATCAAGGTGAACGTTATGCCGGATATGGTGACTTTTTCGATTCATATCAACAGCTCGACCTTAGTGTCGGATATCATATTGATAATCGTTGGACCTTACGTTTAAAAGCGAATAATTTGTTAGATGAAACAATAATATCCGCTAAAAATTATTTGAGTCCTAGCAGAGAACTATTTTTTAGTGTGAATTATCAAGCGTTCTGA
- a CDS encoding bile acid:sodium symporter family protein: protein MLDKINRFFPLLALIGATTAYFIPQWFIELTYLIVPLLIIIMLAMGLTLSLDDFSRAMKQKRAVLVGLILQFSIMPTSAFLISLMLGLEREMVIGMVLVGSVAGGTASNVICYLAKGDVALSITMTALSTLVSVLLTPLVIDFFLGHMIDIPPSAMLISLVKIVLMPVSVGMLINHLFRAHICKITRVLPLVSILAIVMAISIIVALNVGQFDKVGPIILLAVVLHNSLGLMLGYCCCRLLGFNHTVCKTISIEVGLQNSGLATALCIKFFSPASALPAAIFSIWHNLSGSLLAGYWSQSSTE, encoded by the coding sequence ATGCTTGATAAAATAAACCGTTTTTTCCCACTTTTAGCTTTGATTGGTGCAACGACGGCTTATTTTATCCCTCAGTGGTTTATTGAGTTAACATATTTAATCGTGCCTTTGTTAATCATCATTATGCTTGCTATGGGCTTAACATTGAGCCTAGATGACTTTTCACGTGCGATGAAGCAGAAAAGAGCCGTGTTGGTGGGCCTTATTTTACAATTTAGTATTATGCCAACCAGCGCATTTTTAATTAGCTTAATGTTAGGGTTAGAGCGTGAAATGGTCATTGGCATGGTACTGGTTGGCAGTGTCGCTGGTGGCACTGCATCAAATGTGATCTGCTATTTGGCTAAAGGTGATGTTGCCTTATCGATAACCATGACTGCATTGTCAACCTTGGTCAGTGTGTTGCTCACCCCCTTAGTTATTGATTTTTTCCTCGGCCATATGATAGATATTCCACCGTCAGCAATGCTAATAAGCCTAGTCAAAATAGTGCTTATGCCAGTGAGTGTTGGTATGCTAATTAATCACTTATTTAGAGCACACATTTGCAAGATAACCCGAGTATTGCCTTTAGTATCAATATTGGCGATTGTGATGGCAATCAGTATTATTGTGGCGCTAAATGTGGGTCAATTTGACAAAGTAGGCCCCATTATTTTACTCGCCGTCGTGTTACATAATAGCTTAGGACTCATGTTAGGTTATTGTTGCTGTCGATTATTAGGCTTCAATCACACAGTGTGTAAAACCATTTCGATTGAAGTTGGCTTACAAAATTCAGGTTTAGCCACTGCGCTATGCATTAAGTTTTTCAGTCCTGCATCAGCGCTGCCAGCAGCAATATTTTCTATTTGGCATAATTTGTCAGGATCATTATTAGCGGGTTATTGGAGTCAGTCATCCACAGAATAA
- a CDS encoding LysR family transcriptional regulator, whose protein sequence is MIELRHLRTLVALKESGSLAAAAKKRFVTQSALSHQIKELETKIKASIFIRKSTPLSFTQEGIKLLTLADEILPKVNEIEYELKQGFNNVENRLAVGIECHSCFRWLMPAMAQFRNLFPKVNVDLSSRYLFNSLNALENGDLDLVLTSDPVADKAIYYQHLFDFEVKLVVANDHPLAAQNFVIPHQLEKKTIISYPVPLKRLDLYRHFMEPAGVKAGEQISCDLTMMLLQRIACRDGVAALPNWSISESYGLNLTSVKLGEDGLIRPLYGAYRKDGHNRSLAQKWLKLVTYKHNQ, encoded by the coding sequence ATGATAGAACTTAGACATTTACGTACGTTAGTTGCCCTTAAGGAAAGTGGCAGTCTTGCCGCAGCGGCTAAAAAACGCTTCGTCACTCAGTCAGCTTTATCCCATCAAATAAAAGAGCTGGAAACCAAAATCAAGGCTTCTATTTTTATCAGAAAAAGCACCCCACTCTCTTTTACTCAAGAGGGAATAAAACTATTAACTTTAGCAGACGAAATTTTACCCAAAGTCAATGAAATTGAGTATGAACTTAAGCAGGGATTTAATAACGTGGAAAATAGGCTTGCTGTGGGTATCGAATGCCACAGTTGTTTTCGTTGGCTTATGCCTGCCATGGCACAATTCAGAAATTTATTTCCCAAAGTCAATGTCGACCTGTCCAGCCGTTACCTTTTTAACTCGCTTAACGCACTTGAGAACGGTGATCTGGATCTAGTATTAACTTCAGATCCTGTTGCTGATAAAGCTATTTACTATCAACATTTATTTGATTTTGAAGTCAAATTGGTTGTTGCTAATGATCATCCGCTAGCAGCTCAAAATTTTGTGATCCCACACCAACTTGAAAAAAAAACCATCATCAGCTATCCAGTACCACTTAAGCGTTTAGATCTTTACCGTCATTTTATGGAGCCAGCCGGAGTGAAAGCTGGCGAACAGATAAGCTGTGACCTCACCATGATGCTATTGCAGCGTATTGCCTGTAGAGATGGAGTTGCTGCGTTGCCAAATTGGTCTATCAGCGAGTCCTATGGATTAAATTTAACCTCGGTTAAATTAGGCGAAGATGGGCTTATACGCCCGCTTTATGGGGCCTATCGAAAAGATGGACACAATAGATCACTAGCACAGAAATGGTTGAAATTAGTGACCTATAAACATAATCAATGA
- a CDS encoding response regulator, translating to MDKNKLHSLLIIEDDKKLASLLTIFFEKYEFNVTVEYKGDKGLTHALTSQPDFILLDLMLPVMDGFSICRALQNRFNGIILVLTASDEEMDHVSLLEMGAHDFIQKPINPRIILARMRNLIRLTTAVSASEEAASPKTNIQHGKLKLNPTLRCAYLDQQSVTLTDSEFDVLWLLASRADSIVSRDELYQTVLGREFDGLDRAIDNKIVGLRKKVDDNVGPHQRIITVRGKGYLFVPYGWE from the coding sequence ATGGATAAGAATAAATTGCATTCCTTGCTAATAATTGAAGATGATAAAAAGCTCGCCAGCTTATTGACAATTTTTTTTGAAAAATATGAATTTAATGTCACTGTAGAATATAAAGGGGATAAAGGGCTTACTCATGCTTTGACATCGCAGCCAGATTTTATTCTGCTGGATTTGATGTTACCCGTAATGGATGGTTTTTCCATTTGCAGGGCATTACAGAATCGTTTTAATGGCATTATTTTAGTATTAACCGCCAGCGACGAAGAGATGGACCATGTCAGCTTGTTAGAAATGGGCGCGCATGATTTTATCCAAAAACCGATTAACCCAAGAATTATTCTCGCCAGAATGCGCAACCTTATTCGACTCACTACTGCGGTATCAGCCTCTGAAGAAGCCGCTTCACCAAAAACTAATATACAACATGGCAAACTTAAACTGAATCCGACACTGAGATGTGCTTATCTTGATCAACAGAGTGTAACGTTGACAGATTCAGAGTTTGACGTACTGTGGCTTCTTGCCAGCCGTGCAGATAGCATCGTTTCCCGGGATGAGCTTTATCAGACAGTACTTGGCCGCGAATTTGATGGTTTAGATCGCGCTATAGACAATAAAATAGTGGGCTTGCGCAAAAAGGTGGATGATAATGTAGGGCCGCACCAACGTATCATTACTGTTCGGGGTAAGGGCTATTTATTTGTGCCTTACGGCTGGGAGTAA
- a CDS encoding HDOD domain-containing protein has protein sequence MTDLEHQVFTQVRAIISNEEQVIGRRGILVPLKKAIIADGDIQNVIDIISSDPALSAHMLWRSNAAAFTDANSTRNRSLKDALIRLGQVNIYRYAFTFYLKERLDELPQPYKKLVRGYWDLTENIASDAVDSLHQMLGVDIDPDEVQTLALFSVFGEVIALTAFAYLNAESEESFPLSIIKSLIDNQKQTLTLEAFDSLGLDEELQDEFMIAHNLRQTNNSNSSGLVLRRVLSMKNQLLKPL, from the coding sequence ATGACAGATCTTGAGCACCAAGTATTCACTCAAGTGCGGGCTATCATCAGTAACGAAGAGCAAGTTATTGGTCGTCGCGGTATTTTAGTTCCCCTTAAAAAAGCCATCATTGCCGATGGGGACATTCAAAATGTTATTGATATCATATCCTCAGATCCTGCACTGTCAGCTCACATGTTATGGCGCAGTAATGCAGCGGCCTTTACGGATGCCAATTCGACTCGAAATCGTTCATTGAAAGACGCATTAATAAGACTAGGTCAAGTGAACATCTATCGCTATGCGTTCACTTTTTATCTTAAAGAGCGTCTCGATGAGTTGCCTCAACCCTATAAGAAGTTAGTACGGGGCTATTGGGACTTGACCGAGAATATAGCCAGCGATGCTGTAGATAGTTTGCATCAAATGCTAGGAGTAGACATCGACCCGGATGAAGTGCAGACTTTAGCGCTATTTAGTGTATTCGGTGAGGTGATCGCACTGACAGCTTTTGCATACTTAAATGCTGAATCTGAAGAATCTTTTCCCTTGAGCATAATTAAGTCACTCATCGATAATCAAAAACAGACGTTAACCTTAGAAGCATTTGATTCATTGGGGTTAGATGAAGAATTACAGGATGAGTTTATGATCGCGCATAATCTTCGCCAAACTAATAATTCTAATTCTTCTGGTTTAGTGTTAAGGCGTGTATTATCGATGAAAAATCAATTACTTAAGCCATTGTAG
- the metE gene encoding 5-methyltetrahydropteroyltriglutamate--homocysteine S-methyltransferase — MEVASLGFPRIGRQRELKFAQERYWRGESTQAELIEVAKELRSTHWKWQAEAGVNLLPVGDFAYYDQVLTLSATLNCIPERHRDERETLSGTIGLDTLFRVARGRAPTGKDSSAAEMTKYFNTNYHYIVPELTENQEFNIAYEQIFNEVSEAQTLGYQAKPVLLGPVTYLYLAKGVGSDFNKLSLLPQLLIAYKQILQRFSDQGVEWVQLDEPVLALELDSEWQEAISFSYKALQTVEVKVLLASYYGTIAHHQSLVSALPVAGIHLDLVTAPEQLPLFAANLKADQILSLGLINGRNVWAADIDLIGERIAATVNDLRGRIWLAPSCSLLHTPVDLDVETKLAPDLKQQLAFAKQKLTELAQLQTLLSSPNDIKSEVIVANCIARRSTRDAATDQQVVGRVAALTHHDYARETDFVNRQQIQQAKYQLPLLPITTIGSFPQTPAIRGLRNRWRKNEITEDFYNEQLQQVTKDTIERQLKLGIDVLVHGEAERNDMVEYFGEQLQGFGFTEFGWVQSYGSRCVKPPLIYGDVSRPNGMTLDWATFAQGLTDKPVKGMLTGPVTILHWSFAREDISREQIATQIGLAIRDEVVDLQNAGIGIIQIDEPAFREGLPLKKSDWAEYLNWAVDAFKLSAAGVENETQIHTHMCYSEFNETIAAIAAMDADVITIETSRSRMELLTAFEDFEYPNEIGPGVYDIHTPNTPTVDEMVVLVEKAARKIPVRQLWVNPDCGLKTRTWDEVEPALKNLVQAAKVLRRRLG; from the coding sequence ATAGAGGTCGCAAGCTTAGGCTTTCCCCGTATCGGGCGTCAGCGTGAATTAAAATTTGCCCAAGAAAGATACTGGCGAGGTGAATCCACACAAGCAGAGCTTATAGAGGTTGCTAAAGAGCTGCGCAGCACTCATTGGAAGTGGCAGGCTGAAGCGGGGGTGAATTTATTACCTGTAGGTGACTTTGCTTACTATGATCAGGTGCTTACGCTAAGTGCGACATTAAATTGTATTCCTGAACGTCATCGGGATGAGAGAGAAACGCTATCAGGGACAATAGGGCTAGATACCCTCTTTAGGGTAGCCCGAGGGCGTGCACCAACAGGTAAAGACAGCTCAGCAGCTGAAATGACGAAATACTTTAATACCAACTATCACTATATTGTCCCAGAACTGACTGAAAATCAGGAGTTTAACATCGCCTATGAGCAAATATTTAATGAAGTTAGTGAGGCGCAAACCTTAGGTTACCAAGCTAAGCCTGTGCTATTAGGACCCGTCACTTATCTTTATCTTGCAAAAGGAGTCGGGAGTGATTTCAATAAATTATCACTGCTTCCTCAACTCTTAATTGCTTACAAGCAAATCTTACAGCGGTTCAGTGATCAAGGTGTTGAGTGGGTCCAACTTGACGAGCCTGTTTTAGCTTTAGAGCTAGATAGTGAATGGCAGGAGGCTATTAGTTTTTCCTATAAAGCATTACAAACTGTTGAAGTGAAAGTATTATTGGCAAGTTATTACGGCACCATTGCCCACCACCAAAGCTTGGTGTCGGCTTTGCCTGTTGCGGGGATCCACCTTGATTTGGTCACTGCCCCAGAACAGTTACCATTGTTTGCCGCCAACTTAAAAGCTGATCAAATTTTATCGCTTGGACTGATTAATGGACGTAATGTCTGGGCTGCTGATATTGATCTTATCGGTGAGAGAATAGCAGCGACTGTTAACGATTTAAGAGGGCGTATTTGGTTAGCACCTTCTTGCTCACTCTTACACACTCCGGTCGATCTGGATGTAGAGACTAAATTAGCCCCAGATCTTAAACAACAGTTGGCGTTTGCAAAACAAAAGCTCACCGAGTTGGCCCAACTTCAGACCTTGCTTAGTTCCCCTAATGATATAAAGTCTGAGGTCATCGTTGCCAATTGTATAGCACGTCGTAGCACCCGTGATGCAGCTACCGATCAGCAAGTCGTTGGCAGAGTTGCTGCGCTAACTCATCATGATTATGCAAGGGAGACCGATTTTGTTAATCGCCAGCAAATTCAGCAGGCTAAATATCAGTTACCCTTGTTACCGATAACGACCATTGGTTCGTTTCCGCAAACCCCAGCGATTAGAGGGCTGAGAAATCGATGGCGTAAAAATGAGATCACTGAAGACTTCTATAATGAGCAGCTGCAGCAAGTCACTAAAGATACCATAGAGAGGCAGCTTAAATTAGGTATCGATGTATTAGTTCATGGAGAAGCTGAGCGAAATGATATGGTTGAATATTTTGGTGAACAATTACAAGGTTTTGGTTTCACTGAGTTTGGCTGGGTTCAGAGTTATGGTTCTCGTTGTGTTAAGCCGCCACTGATTTATGGTGATGTGTCTCGTCCAAATGGGATGACACTTGATTGGGCTACTTTTGCTCAGGGCTTGACCGACAAACCAGTGAAAGGGATGTTAACCGGCCCAGTTACTATTCTACATTGGTCATTTGCCCGTGAAGATATTTCTCGTGAGCAAATAGCAACACAAATTGGTTTGGCTATTCGAGATGAGGTGGTTGATCTGCAAAATGCAGGTATAGGGATTATTCAAATTGATGAACCTGCATTTCGTGAGGGTTTACCTTTGAAAAAAAGTGACTGGGCAGAGTACCTCAACTGGGCTGTCGATGCTTTTAAGCTTAGTGCTGCAGGTGTTGAAAATGAAACACAAATTCATACACATATGTGTTACAGCGAGTTTAATGAGACCATTGCAGCAATAGCTGCTATGGATGCAGATGTGATAACGATCGAAACTTCACGTTCTAGAATGGAGTTATTAACAGCATTCGAAGATTTCGAGTATCCAAATGAGATTGGGCCAGGTGTTTATGATATCCATACACCTAATACGCCAACAGTTGATGAAATGGTGGTGTTAGTCGAAAAGGCTGCACGTAAAATACCTGTTAGGCAACTTTGGGTAAATCCTGATTGTGGCCTTAAAACAAGAACTTGGGATGAAGTTGAACCTGCACTTAAGAATTTAGTTCAAGCGGCTAAGGTGTTGAGGAGACGACTTGGATAA